In Maridesulfovibrio sp., the genomic stretch CTGGTGGATAACGTGGCCAAGATTACGGTCTGGGGTGAACAGCAGGAAACTGTGTTTGTTGAAATTTCGCGGGCAAGGATGGCCCAGCTGGGCGTGTCCCTGGATTCCATCTACAACACCCTTTCCAACCGCAACCTCGTGGTCAAATCCGGTAATGTTAAAGTCGGCCGGGAGTACATTGAGATATCACCATCAGGTGGAGTGGAGTCTGTTGAAGACCTTGGCGACCTGTTCATTCGCGACGGTTCCGGAAGGCTGGTTCCCCTGCGCGATGTGGCAGAGATCCATCGCGGTTACCAGAGTCCTCCATCACAGATAATGTCTTTCAACGGCCAGAACGCGGTAGCCATCGGTATTGCCGGAAACCCGGCAGCCAACGTGGTGGAGCTGGGGCATGCTATCAACTCCAAATTGCAGCAATTGCAGGGTCAAACCCCGGTAGGCATTAAGGTGGAGCATGTCTATTTTCAGCCCGGCAGGGTGGATAACGCGGTTAACTCTTTCGTCCTCAACCTCGCAGAGGCTGTGGCTATTGTTATCATCGTGTTACTACTTTTTATGGGTATGCAGTCCGGCCTGCTCATTGGTGCTGTACTGCTGATTACCATCTGCGGTTCGTTTATTTTTATCCAGATGGCCGGTGTTGCCTTGGAGCGTATCTCGCTCGGTGCTTTGATCATTGCATTGGGTATGCTGGTCGATAATGCCATTGTGGTTATTGAAGGGGTGCTGATCCGTTACCAGAAGGGTATGGACCGCATTCAGTCAGCCGTCGATGTGGTGGAACAGAGCAAGTGGCCTCTGCTTGGTGGGACTGTTATCGCTATCATGGCTTTTGCCGGAATTGGACTTAGCCCGGACAAGGTCGGGGAATTCTGTCGCTCCTTGTTTATTGTCCTGTTTATTTCATTGATGATGAGCTGGGTTACGGCTGTAACCGTTACCCCCTTGCTTTGCGAGATGTTCCTGCACCCGAAGATAAATGAAGATGCGGACCCTTATGGCGGCATAGTTTTCCGTTTATACCGGTCAATTCTGGAGTTCTGCCTGAAGCACAGAGTTTTGACCATGGTAACTCTTGTCATCATGCTGTCCGGTTCAATTTACGGGTTTGGGTTCGTTAAACAGAGTTTTTTCCCGGATTCGACACAGCCACGTTTCTATATTCATTACTGGCTGCCGCAGGGAACTGATATAAGGGCTACGGCAGAGGATGTTAACGAAATTGCCGGGATTCTCCTCAAGGATGAGCAGGTTAAGAATGTGTCCACTTTTACGGGACAGGGCGCGCCTCGTTTCATCCTGACTTATGCCCCGGAAAAAACAGCCTCTTCGTATGGCATGCTGCTGGTGGAAGTTAAGGATTATGAGACTACCGGCGAAGTTATGTCCCGCTATAAAAAATATGTGAATGAAAATTATCCTCAGGCTGAAGCCAAGGTAAATAAATTCAAGCTCGGTCCCGGTCGTGCCGCTTCCATTGAGGTGCGTTTCAGCGGTCCTGACACCAGGGTTCTGCGCGAGCTTTCCCGTGAAGCTCAGTCCATAATGCTGAACACCGGACGTGCCGAATCCATCCGAGATGACTGGCGGCAGGATGTTAAGGTTCTCAGTCCGGTAATCATGGAAGCTCAGGCCAAGATTGCGGGTATTTCCCGTCCTGATCTGGCCAAGGCCATGAACATGTATTTTACCGGTACAAAGATAGGAGTTTACCGGGAAGGGGATAAATTACTGCCTATCGTAGCCCGTCCTCCGGCAAGGGAACGGCTGGACGTCTCCCAGATTGGTGATGTGCAGCTGTTCAGTCCCGTTGCAGGGCGCATGGTTCCGGTCGAGGAAGTGGTTTCCGGTTTTGAAACACACATCGAGCCGGGTAAGATACAGACCCGTAACCGTATGCTGACTATTACCGCTTCATGCGAGCCTATTGTCGGTCTGCCTTCCGTTCTTTTTAAAGAGCTTAGGCCTCAGATTGAGGGCATGAAGATTCCGTCCGGATACAGCATGGAGTGGGGCGGTGAATTCGAGGACTCAAGGGATGCCCAGACCAGCCTTGCAGCCAGCCTTGGAGGTCCGTTCCTTATTATGATTATTGCTACGGTAATGCTTTTCAACAACTTGCGGGTACCGACCATAATCTGGCTGACTGTTCCACTGTCCATAATCGGGGTCAGCTGCGGTCTGCTTGCCACCGGAGAAGCCTTCGGTTTTATGGCTCTGCTCGGTTTCCTCTCACTCTCGGGGATGTTGATCAAGAACGCTATTGTTTTGCTGGATCAGATTAATCTGGAACTTGCAGAAGGTAAGGAACCGTACCAAGCGGTTGTTGATTCAGCCCTGAGCCGCATCAGACCGGTAGCCATGGCTGCCGGGACAACTATTCTAGGCATGCTGCCGCTTGTTACAGACGCCTTCTTTTCGGCCATGGCGGTAACCATCATGGCTGGACTGGCATTCGCAACCGTGCTGACTCTGCTGGTAGTTCCGGTGCTCTATACCATGTTCTACAAGATTAAGAGCCCGGCTTAAGATCTACAAATTAAAAGAAACCGGGCTTCGGTCATTGTGACTGAAGCCCGGTTTTAATTTAAATCTTCTGTTCAAATTTAGCGAAGCAGGGCAGGCAAAGCGTTCGTCCCGCAAATCTCCGGGAACGAGATTCCATATGCATTTCTCCGCACTCATCACAAGTCAGTGATTGCAGTATAGCCGCCGGGCGAGGCATGCGGATCTGTGGTTCCTCCACAATAAACATATCTTCAAGTTTGGCTTCTGCATACCGCTTCTCGCATTGAGCCCTAATTTTTTCGCATTGGTCTTCTTCTTCGTCAGTTGGATTGGAAATAGCCATAAGTCTGCTCATTTCAGCTCGCAGTTC encodes the following:
- a CDS encoding efflux RND transporter permease subunit; the protein is MSLARLTIEKKTVSVVLTIVFFLGGVKAFLDMPRLEDPEFTIKEALVITNYPGATPAEMADEVTDVIEGAAQELKQLKKVTSISNRGQSIVTVEVQDQYDKETLPQVWDELRRKVSDAQSSLPPGAGPSLVVDDFSDVYGILLSVTGDGYSQQDLQDYVTFLRKQLLLVDNVAKITVWGEQQETVFVEISRARMAQLGVSLDSIYNTLSNRNLVVKSGNVKVGREYIEISPSGGVESVEDLGDLFIRDGSGRLVPLRDVAEIHRGYQSPPSQIMSFNGQNAVAIGIAGNPAANVVELGHAINSKLQQLQGQTPVGIKVEHVYFQPGRVDNAVNSFVLNLAEAVAIVIIVLLLFMGMQSGLLIGAVLLITICGSFIFIQMAGVALERISLGALIIALGMLVDNAIVVIEGVLIRYQKGMDRIQSAVDVVEQSKWPLLGGTVIAIMAFAGIGLSPDKVGEFCRSLFIVLFISLMMSWVTAVTVTPLLCEMFLHPKINEDADPYGGIVFRLYRSILEFCLKHRVLTMVTLVIMLSGSIYGFGFVKQSFFPDSTQPRFYIHYWLPQGTDIRATAEDVNEIAGILLKDEQVKNVSTFTGQGAPRFILTYAPEKTASSYGMLLVEVKDYETTGEVMSRYKKYVNENYPQAEAKVNKFKLGPGRAASIEVRFSGPDTRVLRELSREAQSIMLNTGRAESIRDDWRQDVKVLSPVIMEAQAKIAGISRPDLAKAMNMYFTGTKIGVYREGDKLLPIVARPPARERLDVSQIGDVQLFSPVAGRMVPVEEVVSGFETHIEPGKIQTRNRMLTITASCEPIVGLPSVLFKELRPQIEGMKIPSGYSMEWGGEFEDSRDAQTSLAASLGGPFLIMIIATVMLFNNLRVPTIIWLTVPLSIIGVSCGLLATGEAFGFMALLGFLSLSGMLIKNAIVLLDQINLELAEGKEPYQAVVDSALSRIRPVAMAAGTTILGMLPLVTDAFFSAMAVTIMAGLAFATVLTLLVVPVLYTMFYKIKSPA